A stretch of the Sulfurimonas sp. HSL3-1 genome encodes the following:
- a CDS encoding DUF4492 domain-containing protein — MKLSAIYRFYRDGFSAMRLGRTLWTVVAVKLLILFGVIKMLFFSDTLQSRFDSDEARQEYVSRQLTGTP, encoded by the coding sequence ATGAAGCTTTCAGCCATTTACCGTTTTTACCGGGACGGTTTCAGTGCCATGCGGCTGGGCCGTACGCTCTGGACCGTCGTGGCCGTCAAGCTTCTCATACTTTTTGGTGTGATCAAGATGCTCTTCTTCAGCGATACCCTGCAGAGCCGTTTTGACAGCGACGAAGCGCGGCAGGAGTATGTAAGCCGACAGCTGACGGGCACACCGTAA
- a CDS encoding NifB/NifX family molybdenum-iron cluster-binding protein, whose protein sequence is MKIVFPTDEDMGFLSRRGAHFGKAKFYTLVTVENNRIMDVEGIVNPGHDAGGCGNAVANIMALHPDALVVSGIGGSPAKGFEQAGLTVYVDRESPTVRDSVERVIQNALGALGGKGTCSTH, encoded by the coding sequence ATGAAAATCGTATTTCCGACCGATGAAGACATGGGATTCCTCTCCCGCCGCGGGGCACACTTCGGCAAGGCGAAGTTCTATACCCTCGTTACCGTCGAAAATAATCGTATAATGGATGTCGAAGGTATCGTCAACCCCGGCCATGATGCCGGGGGCTGCGGCAACGCCGTCGCCAATATCATGGCCCTGCACCCGGACGCCCTGGTCGTTTCGGGTATCGGCGGTTCCCCGGCCAAAGGGTTTGAACAGGCGGGGCTCACCGTCTATGTGGACCGCGAATCGCCGACGGTACGCGACTCCGTCGAGCGGGTCATCCAAAACGCCCTCGGCGCCCTCGGCGGCAAAGGGACCTGTTCCACCCACTGA